AGTTCGGTAGCCAGGGTGCCTTTGTCGCGTATTTTACGGTGGAAGGTGATACCAAAACGGTGCGCCTCATCCCGTAGGTGCTGGATCACTTTAAGTGTTTCTGATTTTTTATCCAGGTACATGGGGTATTGGTCATTGGGGTAATATAGCTCTTCCAGGCGTTTGGCAATACCAATTACGGTTACCTTTTTATCTATACCCAAAAGTTTTAAACTATGCATCGCGCTTGATAGCTGCCCTTTGCCGCCGTCAATGATAATAAGTTGTGGCAATTCGGTGCCTTCGTCCAGCATGCGGCGGTAGCGGCGGTGCACCGCTTCCTCCATGGTGGCAAAGTCATTCGGCCCTTCTACCGTTTTTACGTGGAAATGGCGGTAGTCTTTTTTAGATGGCTTGCCATCTTTAAATACCACTATGGCCGAAACCGGGTATTTGCCCTGGAAGTTAGAGTTATCGAAGCATTCGATGTGGCGGGGCAGCTGGTTCATCCGCAAATCCTTCATCATCTGCGTCAGCAATCGCTCGGTACGGATTTCAGGATTCAACTTTTCATACTGATCAATTTTTTCCTTTTTGAAATATTGTACATTCTTTTGCGACAAATCAAGCAGTTTGCGTTTTTCGCCCAGTTTTGGTACAGTGAATTTAATACCCGGATGGTCTTCCACATCAATATCAAATGGTACAATCACTTCTTTTGACGTGCTGTTATACCTGCTCCTGAATTCGATGATGGCCAGGGTAAGCAGCTCCTCGTCGCTTTCATCAAGGCGTTTTTTAAGCTCGATGGTTTGCGTTTGGATGATGGTGCCGTTCATTACCTTTAAATAGTTCACAAAAGCCAGTTTCTCTTCGGATGCGATATTAAATACATCCACATCGGTGATAGATGAGTTAACGATGGTTGATTTGCTCTGGTAATTCTCCAACAGGTCAAACTTGCGTTTCAGACGATGGGCCAACTCATAGTTGTATTCGGCCACGGCGGCTTCCATCTCGCCTTTAAGGCGGCGCAATATGGCGCCTATTTTACCATTCAGAATATCGGTGATATCCGCAATACTGTTATCATAATCTTCTTCCGTTTGGTAGTTTTGGCAAGGGCCCTTGCAGTTACCCAGCTGGTACTCCAGGCAAACCTTGAACTTGCCCTTGTCAATATTTTCGCGGGTAAGTGCCAGGTTGCAGGTGCGCAGGGCGTACGTTTCCTTTATCAGCCCTAAAATATTATGCATCATGCTGATAGATGCGTAAGGGCCCAGGTATTTTGATCCGTCCTTAACAATACGCCTGGTCCAGAAAATACGGGGGAAATTTTCGTTTTTGATAATCACCCATGGATAGGTTTTATCATCCTTAAGCAGTACATTGTACCTTGGCTGATGCTTTTTGATCATGCTGTTTTCCAGCAGCCAGGCATCCACCTCGGTATCAACGATGGTGAAGGTTATGTTTCGGATTTTGGATACCAAAACCCGTGTTTTGGCATTGATATTAGTGTCTTTATTAAAATAAGATCCAACACGGTTACGGAGGTCTTTAGCCTTGCCGATGTATATCAGTTCTTTCTCCTCATCCCAATATTGGTAAACACCCGGTTTGTGAGGGATGTTTTTTAATGCTTCCCGGTAGTCGAATTTCTCACTCATATTTCAATCGTCACTGATTGTTTGGTCACGTTATGCCAGATATTTCATTGCAGGAAATAATGGAATTGCATGATTTATTACTAAAGTACTGATGAATTCCAGACTTACGAAGTTTTTAAAACTTCGTAAGTCTTCGCCGCTTGATTTGCAAAAATCGCGATTGCTTGGTACCTCGCAATGACATATTTTAATTGTAGTTTTGAGATGACAATCATCTTTTAAAAATCCAGCTTCTTATCAACATCGTTAGTCCCTTGCTGTTGCTGGTTATACTGGCCGCAATCCAAAACAATGCTTACCCCGGTTTTTGGGGCGTCAAAATCAACCGTTTTTTTGATGCCGAGGGCTGCATTAGCGTACACTTTTTTCATGTATAGCGCAAATATAGGCAAGGCGCTATTGGCACCTTCGCCCAATCGGGTTGATTGGAAGGCGATGTCCCTGTCTTCGCAACCTGTCCACAGGCCGGTTACCAATTGTGGAGTTATACCTATGAACCAGCCATCGGAATTACCGTTAGTTGTGCCGGTTTTGCCACCTATGGGGTTATGCAGGCCGTATTTATAAGCCAGCCTTGATCCTGTGCCATCTTCAATTACGCCTTTTAACATATAAGTCATTACGTAGGCAGTTTGGGGGTTCATGGCCTGTACTACTTTAGGGGTGTGGCTATATAATACGTTGCCGTTTTTATCTTCAATACGTAATATATAGGTAGGTTCGGTCCATAAGCCATGATTAGCGAATACGGAGTATGCTGCCGTCATTTCAAATACGGATGCGTCAAATGTGCCCAGGCAGATGGATGGGTATGCAGGTACAGCGCTGGTTATCCCCATCTTTTTAATCAGTTCTACCACAGGTTCGGGCTTTACCTCACTCATTACGTGGGCGGTTACCCAGTTTTGTGAGTGTGCCAGTGCCTGGCGCAGGGTTATAAAACCCGGCAAAGTTTCTGACGGCGACGATCGCGGGCACCAGGGATCGCCGTAGCCGCGGATGGTATCGGGCACGTTGTTGATTTTTAAACAGGGCGAGTAGCCATTATCAATAGCCACGGCATAAGTAAATGGCTTGGCTGTTGAACCTACCTGGCGGGTACCGTTTTTAACCTGGTCGTACTTAAAATGTTCAAAGTTGGTACCGCCTACCCAGGCTTTAACATAGCCGGTGGTAGGGTCCATGCTCATGAGGGCATTGCGCAAAAGCATTTTACAGTAAATGATAGAGTCGGTTGGCCGCATTACAGTATCAATATTGCCATGCCAGGTAAACAGGTTCAGGGTATCTTTGGTATCAAAATTGGTTTTGATATCCTCATCGCTCATGCCCTGCATTTTCAGCTGTTTGTACCTGTCGCTTTTCAACATCCCCTGGTTAATCAGGAATTTAAAATTGTGGATGTTTTTGGCCAGGTTTTGCCCGCGCCAGTGATCATTGAACTGCACCTGCAGGTTTTTCATGTACTCCTGTTGCGCCTCTTCGGCGTATTGCTGCATGGTGGCATCAATGGTTGTATAAATTTTCAGGCCGTCGCGGTCAAGGTCATAGGACGTACCATCGGGGCGGTTTATGTTTTGTTCTTTAAAAATCTTTTGAATCTCTTTTTTTAGCACCGATCTGAAGTAAGGGGCTGGGCCATCAAAATGGTTATTCTGATGAAAATCTAATCCAAGTGGCTTTTGTTTAAACTCGGCAACCTGGCCGCTGCTCAAATAGCCTTGCTCCTCCATTCGGTTAAGCACCAGGTTGCGGCGTTTAAGCGCATTGCCGGGGTGCCTGATTGGCGAATAAATGCCAGGGCCATTCACCATACCTATTAATAAGGCAGCCTGATCGGGCGTCAACTTATCAGGTGTGGTATTAAAATAGGTACGTGCCGCCGATTTGATACCGTAGGTATTGTAAGCACCAAAATCAACAGTATTTAAATACATAGTCAGGATTTCCTGTTTAGTATAGTGGCGCTCCAGTTTTACCGCGGTTACCCATTCCTGCATTTTTTGTACTACACGTTTAAACGGGTTAGCGGCTCTTTCGCTAAAAAGGTTAAGCGCCAACTGCTGTGTAATGGTACTGCCACCTTGCTTTTGCCCGATAAGTAAGTGCAGAAAAATAGTGAAACTACGGCCAAAATCGATGCCCGAGTGATCGTAAAAACGTTTATCCTCGGTGGCAACTAATGCGTTGACCACATTTGGTGATAACTCTTTAAAGGTAACATTTGATCGGTTTTGTATATAATAAGTGCCTAAAACCTGTTTATCAGATGATATAACCTCTGATGCCTGGTTGCTTTTTGGATTTTCCAGGTCGCGAAAGGCCGGTAGCTGCCCAAAAACATCAAAAACAGTGAGCGTTATCATCAACGCCACAAAAGCAAAAAGGGCTATTACGGCGCGCCATATATACCAGTTGTAGTGTCGTATTTCCTGCGGACTAAGGGCAGGTTTTTTATTGTAGATTTTCATTTTTTTCAATAATATTTTTGATAGTATTCAATATAACTATCCAAAGTTTTTTGGTTGGCTAATTTATCCAGATTTTCCCGGGTAATGATAAAAAAACTGTATTTATCCTTTGGTACCTTCATAATATCGGCCATTAGCGGGATAATGGAACGGGCGTAATTTTTAACATCGTCCAGGCTATAAAAACGGCCTACAAATATCAGCTGACTATCGTCGCCAACAGGTTTCAAGTCGTGCTTAATGGCGCTGCCCGAAAAACGGGTCCGGTTAAACTGCCCTATACCAAAACGTGATGATGACAGGTTAGTTGTACCGGTACTTACATTTACCACAAAATAGTAATTTGTGCTGTCGCGTAAGCTAAATATATATGTTGCCGCGGCTGCCGGCAGCGGGCTTGCCGGCGCCGGCTGCTGTTGGGCTTGTTTGGCGGCGGCAAACTGGTCAAGTAATTTCCTTACCGAATCAACGCTTGGCGCTGTGTTGGCGGCAACCTGTTGTTTGGGTAGCTGAACAACTGTTTTAATCGAATCCTTGCGTAATAAAACTCTGGTACTTACCGATGTTTTAACGGAATCCTTGCGGGATACCACCACAGCGCTAACCGGCGGCTTAACAGGTACTGTTGTTTTAGGCTTATCGGCTGGCGGAGCTGGTTTTGCTACGGCTACCGGTGGTGTTACCGGTTTCCGCACCTCGGGTATCAACGCAACCGTGGGCGACGGATGATACTCCGGGCGGTATTCTGTTTGTTTTTGAAAAGCCACCGGCGGGGTAAACGGTATATCGTTAACATCGTTACCTGTTAATACCACCGTACGCGTTTCCATTTCTACCCTGTTCGAGTCGATATAAGTTAAATGCTGGGTGGCTAACGGTGTTACCAGTTTATCATCCGGGTATTTCGCTACTATCTGCTGCAAATCGGTCATGAAAGGTGTCAGCTTTTCCTGGTGGCCGGCAGCTATGGTGCGTAAATAAAATAGCTGGGCGGCAAAGCGGTTATCGGGGTATTTGGTCAATAAATCGTTTGCCTGCGCAATCACTTCCGCATATTTTCTTTGCACATACAGGTCATAAACGCTGTTATACAAAGCGGTAAACCCGGCATCGGCGTCGTCAAGGTGTTTACTATATTCAGGATCGAGGATGATTTTGGCAAAAACACTTTGACTGAATTCTTTCAGGATCATATTCTTATAAGCCTCGGATTTGGTTACATCCACACCGGCATAAAGGCGGTACAGGTTATAATAAACAGCCGCTTTATCGCTGCTTTTAGGGAAGCGTGTTAATATAGCTTCGTACGTTGTAATAGCTTCTTTTTTATCGCCCAATAAATCGCGGTAAAAATTGGCCATATCCATGTAGGCGTTGTAAACGCGAATATTCGACCTGTTGAGCAAATCAGGGGTTAATGGCAGGTTTTTAATCAAATCCTGCCGATAGCTGCCCGCGTCGCCATTAGTTTTTGTAGCTGCGTCCTGGGTTGTTGGTGCAAAGGGGTCTTCCACAGGCGACGACATCACAGCGGCTCCATTGGCCGCTATATTTGTAGCCGATCGTTTACTGCGCCGCCAGTTATCTTCCAGTTTGCGGTTGCCCCATTGCCTTTTAAAATCATTTACACCAAGGCCTATGGCAGTTGGGTTATAAAAATAAAATGTGCTGCTGCCACTTTTGTTTGCCTGCTGATTATTGAGGTTATTGCTGCCGCGGCTATTTTCAAACTGGCCGTTGTTGGCTGCCATAGTTACAGCAGCCGCTTTATCCTGCAATATTTTATGGTTAACCATGGCATCAATTCGGGCAGTGCGTGTTTGCTCGTCAAGTGCGGCAAGCATTTGCAAAGTGTCCTCGCGGCCGATGGTTTGCAGCAGGCCGGTTAGTATTTGCAGGTTATTGGCTTTTTTGCGGATGATTTGGTAACCGGGATAGGTTGGCGCCAGGTAGGTAAGTGTACTATCGTAATAAAGCTTGGCCCCGGCATAATCGGCCTTATTTTTAAAATCGATATCGGCGATGCGTAGGTACGAGAGGCCTTTTTGATTTTGGTTTTTAACGCTGTTACGTACCGATAGCTGATAGTTTTTTACAGCACCGTCAATATCGCCGGCGGCGTAAAGTTGCTGCGCTACCTGGTAGTAAATCTGATCGGTAAATTCCTTGTTATTTTGGTTTTTAAGCAGCTTGCGCAGCCGTTCAATTTTATTTTGTTTGACGCCGTTTTCCTGGTCTTGCAGGCGGATGCGGTTTAGGTTGGCGTTAAAAGCCATCTCGAACGATGAATTGCTTTTAGCAATGCCGGCGTAATTAACTATAGCAGCATCGGGTTTTTGATTAAGCTCCTGTAACTGGGCCAAAATGAACGTCCAGCGAAGTTTCAGCTCACCGTCGCGGCAAAGTTTTAGGGCGGTTTTGGCGCTTTCCTCGGCGGCAGGGTAATCTTCTGTATTTATATAGTATTGCAGCTGTGTAGCGTAAATGCCTGCCGGAATACTTTTTTTAGGGTTGATGTTTTTGATGGCGGTATCTATGGCCACTTTGGCTTCAGCCGGGTTATTGAGGTACAGGAGCGCCCGGCCTTTCCATATCAAAGCTTCCTGCTTAAGGTTAGCCTGCTTGCCGTATGATGCAATCACGTAGTTAAAGTACTCAACGGCATCAAAGTAGTTACCTTCCAAAAAGCGCGCTTTGCCCATAACCAGGTAAGCATCGCCTAAATAATGGCTTTGTTCTTTAATATTGATGATCTTGTTGGCTTTGCTAAAGGCCAGTTCCAGGTCTTTATCGGCAGTGGCGCTTTGTGATACGGTATCGGGGTAAACATT
The genomic region above belongs to Mucilaginibacter sp. KACC 22773 and contains:
- the uvrC gene encoding excinuclease ABC subunit UvrC, with amino-acid sequence MSEKFDYREALKNIPHKPGVYQYWDEEKELIYIGKAKDLRNRVGSYFNKDTNINAKTRVLVSKIRNITFTIVDTEVDAWLLENSMIKKHQPRYNVLLKDDKTYPWVIIKNENFPRIFWTRRIVKDGSKYLGPYASISMMHNILGLIKETYALRTCNLALTRENIDKGKFKVCLEYQLGNCKGPCQNYQTEEDYDNSIADITDILNGKIGAILRRLKGEMEAAVAEYNYELAHRLKRKFDLLENYQSKSTIVNSSITDVDVFNIASEEKLAFVNYLKVMNGTIIQTQTIELKKRLDESDEELLTLAIIEFRSRYNSTSKEVIVPFDIDVEDHPGIKFTVPKLGEKRKLLDLSQKNVQYFKKEKIDQYEKLNPEIRTERLLTQMMKDLRMNQLPRHIECFDNSNFQGKYPVSAIVVFKDGKPSKKDYRHFHVKTVEGPNDFATMEEAVHRRYRRMLDEGTELPQLIIIDGGKGQLSSAMHSLKLLGIDKKVTVIGIAKRLEELYYPNDQYPMYLDKKSETLKVIQHLRDEAHRFGITFHRKIRDKGTLATELELIEGIGKTTAEKLLKYFKSVKKIREANEELLLEVVNLKQAKAILGYFDQSQN
- a CDS encoding transglycosylase domain-containing protein, coding for MKIYNKKPALSPQEIRHYNWYIWRAVIALFAFVALMITLTVFDVFGQLPAFRDLENPKSNQASEVISSDKQVLGTYYIQNRSNVTFKELSPNVVNALVATEDKRFYDHSGIDFGRSFTIFLHLLIGQKQGGSTITQQLALNLFSERAANPFKRVVQKMQEWVTAVKLERHYTKQEILTMYLNTVDFGAYNTYGIKSAARTYFNTTPDKLTPDQAALLIGMVNGPGIYSPIRHPGNALKRRNLVLNRMEEQGYLSSGQVAEFKQKPLGLDFHQNNHFDGPAPYFRSVLKKEIQKIFKEQNINRPDGTSYDLDRDGLKIYTTIDATMQQYAEEAQQEYMKNLQVQFNDHWRGQNLAKNIHNFKFLINQGMLKSDRYKQLKMQGMSDEDIKTNFDTKDTLNLFTWHGNIDTVMRPTDSIIYCKMLLRNALMSMDPTTGYVKAWVGGTNFEHFKYDQVKNGTRQVGSTAKPFTYAVAIDNGYSPCLKINNVPDTIRGYGDPWCPRSSPSETLPGFITLRQALAHSQNWVTAHVMSEVKPEPVVELIKKMGITSAVPAYPSICLGTFDASVFEMTAAYSVFANHGLWTEPTYILRIEDKNGNVLYSHTPKVVQAMNPQTAYVMTYMLKGVIEDGTGSRLAYKYGLHNPIGGKTGTTNGNSDGWFIGITPQLVTGLWTGCEDRDIAFQSTRLGEGANSALPIFALYMKKVYANAALGIKKTVDFDAPKTGVSIVLDCGQYNQQQQGTNDVDKKLDF
- the porW gene encoding type IX secretion system periplasmic lipoprotein PorW/SprE, yielding MSIFSLSTPRKLLLPALLFIIAGCSLEKESGFNRQMQNLTAHYNILFNANELLRLKQESYAAGFVDSYNELLNVYPDTVSQSATADKDLELAFSKANKIINIKEQSHYLGDAYLVMGKARFLEGNYFDAVEYFNYVIASYGKQANLKQEALIWKGRALLYLNNPAEAKVAIDTAIKNINPKKSIPAGIYATQLQYYINTEDYPAAEESAKTALKLCRDGELKLRWTFILAQLQELNQKPDAAIVNYAGIAKSNSSFEMAFNANLNRIRLQDQENGVKQNKIERLRKLLKNQNNKEFTDQIYYQVAQQLYAAGDIDGAVKNYQLSVRNSVKNQNQKGLSYLRIADIDFKNKADYAGAKLYYDSTLTYLAPTYPGYQIIRKKANNLQILTGLLQTIGREDTLQMLAALDEQTRTARIDAMVNHKILQDKAAAVTMAANNGQFENSRGSNNLNNQQANKSGSSTFYFYNPTAIGLGVNDFKRQWGNRKLEDNWRRSKRSATNIAANGAAVMSSPVEDPFAPTTQDAATKTNGDAGSYRQDLIKNLPLTPDLLNRSNIRVYNAYMDMANFYRDLLGDKKEAITTYEAILTRFPKSSDKAAVYYNLYRLYAGVDVTKSEAYKNMILKEFSQSVFAKIILDPEYSKHLDDADAGFTALYNSVYDLYVQRKYAEVIAQANDLLTKYPDNRFAAQLFYLRTIAAGHQEKLTPFMTDLQQIVAKYPDDKLVTPLATQHLTYIDSNRVEMETRTVVLTGNDVNDIPFTPPVAFQKQTEYRPEYHPSPTVALIPEVRKPVTPPVAVAKPAPPADKPKTTVPVKPPVSAVVVSRKDSVKTSVSTRVLLRKDSIKTVVQLPKQQVAANTAPSVDSVRKLLDQFAAAKQAQQQPAPASPLPAAAATYIFSLRDSTNYYFVVNVSTGTTNLSSSRFGIGQFNRTRFSGSAIKHDLKPVGDDSQLIFVGRFYSLDDVKNYARSIIPLMADIMKVPKDKYSFFIITRENLDKLANQKTLDSYIEYYQKYY